From Jiangella mangrovi:
GACTGCAGCCGACGCCGTCGGCGACCTCGACCAGGTGCTCGACGATGTCGAACTTGGCCGCGTTCTGCGGCAGGGCGGGGTCGAACCGGCCAGGCGTGAGCTTGGCCCGTCCGGCGGTGAGATCGACGGGCTCGCCCCTGCGGTTCCTGCCGGACAGGAAGCCGGAGGCGAGCGGGCTCCAGGTCAGGACGCCCATGCCGTAGCGGTGGCAGGTCGGCAGCAGCGACCTCTCGATCTCGCGGGCCAGCAGCGAGTACGGCGGCTGCTCGGTGCGGAATCGCAGCAGACCCCGTCGTTCGGCGACCTGATGCGCCTCGACGATCTCCTCGGCCGGGAACGTGGAGCAGCCGAACGCGCGGATCTTGCCCTGGTGGACGAGGTCGCTCAGCGCGGACAGCGTCTCCTCGACATCGGTGGTGTGGTCGGGCCGGTGCACCTGGTAGAGGTCGATCCAGTCCGTCTGCAGCCGGCGCAGGCTGTCCTCGACCGCGGTCATGATCCAGCGCCGCGAGTTGCCGCTGCGGTTGGGCCCGTCGCTCCTGGGCCCGTCACCTACAGGAAAGTGCACCTTGGTCGCCAGGACGACGTCGTCGCGCCGCCCCTGCAGCGCCTTGCCGACGATCACCTCCGACTCGCCGCCGGAGTACATGTCCGCGGTGTCGACGAGGTTGATGCCGCGGTCGAGCGCGGCGTGGATGATGCGGGCACCGTCCTCGTGATCGGGGTTGCCGATCGCGCCGAACATCATGGTGCCGAGGGCGTAGGGGCTGACGTGGATGCCGGTGCCGCCGAGTGGTCGATAGCGCATGGGAGCGACGCTACGTTTTCGAGCGCGCTCGAAGTCAAGGCGCGTTTGGGGTGCTGTCTGCCGGCTACGTAGGGGCCATGTTCGACGGGTTCCGGCTGGAGCGGGTACGCACGAGCGAGGCGGACCTGCGGGTCCGCCACGGCGGCAGCGGCCCGCCGGTCCTGCTGCTGCACGGGCATCCGCGCACGCACACGACTTGGCACCGGGTCGCGCCGCTGCTGGCGGAGCGGCACACCGTCGTCTGCCCGGACCTGCGCGGTTACGGCTCGTCCAGCGGGCCGGCGCCCGCACCGGATCACTCCGCGCACTCGAAGCGCGCCATGGCCGCCGACGGCGTCGAGCTGATGCGGGCACTCGGGCACGACCGCTTCGCCGTCGTCGGGCACGATCGTGGCAGTTACGTCGCCTACCGGCTCGCGCTGGACCACCCGGACGCCGTCACCGCCCTGGCCGTGCTCGACTGCGTCCCGATCGGCGAGGCCCTCGCCCGCTGCGACGCGCGGTTCGCGGAGGATTGGTACCACTGGTTCTTCTTCGCCCAGCCCGAGCGGCCGGAACGGGTGATCAACGCCGACCCGGACGCCTGGTACTCGGTCGGGGAAGCCGGTTCGGCGAACACCCCCGAGCGGATGGGTGCCGAGAACTTCGCCGACTTCCTGCGCGCGATCCACGACCCCGCGACCGTGCGGGCGATGCTCGAGGACTACCAGGCCGGCTTGTCCGTCGACCGCGCCGCCGACGACGCCGACCGCGCGGCCGGCCGGCGCATCGGCTGCCCGGTCCTCGTGGTCTGGTCCGCACGCGACGACCTGCCCGGGTTGTACGGCGACGCCCTGTCGGTCTGGCGGCCCTGGGCGGGTGACCTCCGGGCGGCGATCATCGACTCCGGCCACCACGTGGCCGAGGAGGCGCCGGACGATCTGGCCCGGCTGTTGCTCGGCTTCCTCCCGCCCGCGAAGGGGTGCGAAGAGTAGAGAACTCTCATCTTCTGTGGTGATTTGTCGATCTCTAGGTGCGGTATGTTCCGGCGCGATGTGCGCTAAATCCCTTCTATGACCATATGAGGTTGAATCGTGCGGAAGACCATCATCGGTGGGTTCGGGGCGCTGGCACTCACGGTCGCGGGAGCGGCGCCGGCACTGGCGGACGACCAGGACACTGGGAACGCTGTCGCCTCCTACGGCAGCGACGACGGCGGCCATGACGATGACGGCGGCGACGACGACGGTCACGACGACGGCGGCGACTACGGCGACCAGGACGGCGACGACGACGGCGGTCACGACGACGGTGGCGACGACAACGGTGCCGATGAGAACGGTCACGACGACGGTGGCGACGACAACGGTGCCGATGAGAACGGTGCCGATGAGAACGGCGCTGACGAGAACGGGGCTGACGAGAACGGCACGGACGACGGCGGCGACGAGAACGGCGCTGACGAGAACGGGGCTGACGAGAACGGGGCTGACGAGAACGGCACGGACGACGGTGCCGACGAGAACGGCGCCGACGAGAACGGCGCCGACGACGGCGGCGACGACAATGGTGCCGACGAGAACGGCTCGGACGTGGGCGCCGACACCGGCGACGCGAACGGCGACGACGCGGGCGCCGAGAACGGTGGCGATGACGACGGCACCGGCACGGACGACGCGGCGAGCGACGAGAACGGTGACGAACTCCCCGACACCGGCTCGGACTCGGCCCTGATCGCTCTGGGCGGCCTGGCCATGGCCGCCGCCGGCGGCGCGGCGATCGCGGTGCGCCGCCGTCGTTCCGAGACTGCCTGACCGCTATTCGACCTGGCTCTGCGCCCGTCGGTCCCTCCCGGCCGGCGGCGCAGAGTCATGTCCAGGCCTGGCCTCAGGGTGTCTCCGGCGACCGGAGGTGCTCGATCGAACGTCTCTCGATGAAGTGCGGATACGCCGGGATGGGCCGGCCATCGATCAGGTCCACGCCGCAGATGGAGACGTCGGGCCGATGCGAAAGAAGGTCCAGGTCGCGGAGGCCGTCGTCGAGGCGGCAGAGGACCGACGGTTCTCGGGCGCTATCGGTCACCAGAACGTGCTCGTGCCTGCCTACCGCCGTCTCGCGAGCCCACGCCACGACATCTTCGTCACCCACGTCTGGTGTCAGGCGCAGGTATCGGTGGGGCACTCCGCTCCAGTCGAGTCCAGCACCCATCCACCGCATTGTGCACAGATACGTGTCGAAGGCCGACGAGAACTCGACCGGCAGGATCGATCCAGCATGCTCGGTGAGCCACCGTGCCAGTTCCGAATCGTCAGTGCGCACCGTCCAAGTGTGCACATGCATTCGGTGCAGTCGCGGCCGCGGCCCCAGCGTGCCCCACGGGGCGGATACGACAGGGGAATCACGGTCGTCTGTGGCGACGAATCAGAGATGTTCGCGCTGGTGAAGGGGTGGACAGGGGCGGGTTCGATCCGCCGACCTTCCGCTTTTCAGGCGGACGCTCTTCCAACTGAGCTACCTGTCCTTGCGTTGGCGGGACGAGTTTAACCGACGCCGCCGCTGGGGTGAAATCGCGCCCTCCGAGAACGGTCGGTGATCACGACGGTGTGAGATCGCTGCAGCAACCGTGGTAGATCGCTGTTGCCAGAGCGACAGCAATGCCACCCGGGCGGTGCTGCGATCTCACACCGCTGCCGCCGGCACCCGAGCGCAACCCATCCTCACTTCTCGCGGCGGGAGCGCTCGTCGAGCTGGGCGAGGTAGGCGTTGTAGGCGCCACGCTCGGCCTCCTCGGAACCCTCGCGCCGGTCGAAGCGCCGCGCCTCGCGTTCGTCCGAGCGGTACCACTGGACGAACAGCACGCCGATGACCAGCAACCCCGGCACCTCGCCGAAGCCCCAGGTGATCTGCCCGGCCAGGATCTGGTCGTCCAGCGGATCGGGCAGCCACGGAATCTCGACGGCGATCTCGCGGTAGTAGTCGCCGGCGATGAGGCGCGACGACTCCATCAGTGCGAGCCCGAACACGGCGTGGAAGGCCATGGCCAGCAGCAACAGCACCACGCGGGCCGGGAACGGCGGCCGCTTGGGGAGCGGGTCGATGCCGATGAGCATCTCGAAGAAGATGTAGCCGACCACGAGGAAGTGGACGCTCATCAGCATGTGGCCGGTGTGCGAGCGCATCGCCGACTCGAACAGGCCGGTGAAGTAGACCGTGTACGCGCCGGACACGAACAGCGCCAGCGCCACCAGCGGGTGGGTGAGCACACGGGCGACCGGGCTGTTGACGGCGGAGACGATGAGCTCGCGGGGGCCGAGCTGTCCCCGTCGGGCCGGCTTCAGGGCGCGCAGCGCCAGCGTGACCGGTCCGCCCAGCACCAGCAGGATCGGGCTGATCATCATCAGCACCATGTGCTGGACCATGTGCACCGACAGCATCACCATGCCGTAGGTCTGCATCCCCGACAGGCCCACGAACGCGACCGTCGCCAGCCCGGCCATCCAGGCGACCGTGCGGCCGATGGGCCAGCGGTCGCCGCGGCGGTGCAGCCGCCAGATGCCGCCGACATACAACAGGAAGCCGGCCAGCACACCGAGCGCGAACAGCGCGTCCGGGTAGGTCTCGGTGAAGATCCGGCCAAAGCCGAACTCGGGCGGGATCGGGAAGCCGATGAGGGTGCGGACGACGGTGCGCACCTCGGGGATCTCCGGGCCCGGCGGCTCGGTGCGGCTCAGCGCGACGGCGAGGCCCAGGGCGACCGCCATGATGACGACCTCGCCGACCGCCAGCCGCCGGAACGCGCCGGGCTTGCCCGCCTCGAGCAGCGGCAGTGTCCGGGTCCGATGCTGCCAGCCCAGCCATCCCAGCCCCACCAGTGCGAGCACCTTCCCGAACAGGATGAGCCCGTACGCCGACGTGAACACCTCGCCCAGGTTGTCCAGCCGCACCCACGCGTTGAGCACGCCACTCGCCGCCACCATGACAAAGCAGCCGAGGGCGACGGCGGAGAAGGCGGCCGCCACCCGTGGCAGGTCGCGACCGCGCCGCCCCGCGTACCACGACAGTGCCACCAGCCCGCCGACCCAGACGGCCATCCCGATCAGGTGCACCAGCAGCGACACCCGCGCCGAGTGGTGGTAGTCGCCCGACGACGAGTGCCCGATGAGGCTGAGCGGGACCAGCGTCGCCACCCCGAGGCAGAACAGCGCGATCGCCCCGCCCTGCCCGATGGTCAGCCGCGCCGCCGGCACGATCGCCAGCGCCAGCACCACCATGGCCGCGTACGCCCGGCCCTGCTCGACGGTCGAGGTGTAGGAGACGAACGAGTCGCCCGCCAGCGCGTCCGGCAGAGGCCGCCCGACCAGGTCGGACAGCGTCAGCAGGTGCACGGCACCGGCGGCCAGGGCCAGGATCAGGGCCGAGATCGAC
This genomic window contains:
- a CDS encoding aldo/keto reductase — its product is MRYRPLGGTGIHVSPYALGTMMFGAIGNPDHEDGARIIHAALDRGINLVDTADMYSGGESEVIVGKALQGRRDDVVLATKVHFPVGDGPRSDGPNRSGNSRRWIMTAVEDSLRRLQTDWIDLYQVHRPDHTTDVEETLSALSDLVHQGKIRAFGCSTFPAEEIVEAHQVAERRGLLRFRTEQPPYSLLAREIERSLLPTCHRYGMGVLTWSPLASGFLSGRNRRGEPVDLTAGRAKLTPGRFDPALPQNAAKFDIVEHLVEVADGVGCSLPQLAIAFTLAHPAVTSTIIGPRTMEQLESLLDGAELTLDDATLDRIDAIVPPGSNAYHPDGAWTPVSLSDPARRRRPLPDRPAA
- a CDS encoding LPXTG cell wall anchor domain-containing protein, with the translated sequence MRKTIIGGFGALALTVAGAAPALADDQDTGNAVASYGSDDGGHDDDGGDDDGHDDGGDYGDQDGDDDGGHDDGGDDNGADENGHDDGGDDNGADENGADENGADENGADENGTDDGGDENGADENGADENGADENGTDDGADENGADENGADDGGDDNGADENGSDVGADTGDANGDDAGAENGGDDDGTGTDDAASDENGDELPDTGSDSALIALGGLAMAAAGGAAIAVRRRRSETA
- a CDS encoding cytochrome c oxidase assembly protein; translation: MSTSTPATDVVPPTRQWGAAAAAVALVTLVVAMVLGGGGATAGIPGLGEPGEVTKWGLPIAKVVLDGAGAVTIGMLGLAVVLPVRKGELQGDALRALRGASISALILALAAGAVHLLTLSDLVGRPLPDALAGDSFVSYTSTVEQGRAYAAMVVLALAIVPAARLTIGQGGAIALFCLGVATLVPLSLIGHSSSGDYHHSARVSLLVHLIGMAVWVGGLVALSWYAGRRGRDLPRVAAAFSAVALGCFVMVAASGVLNAWVRLDNLGEVFTSAYGLILFGKVLALVGLGWLGWQHRTRTLPLLEAGKPGAFRRLAVGEVVIMAVALGLAVALSRTEPPGPEIPEVRTVVRTLIGFPIPPEFGFGRIFTETYPDALFALGVLAGFLLYVGGIWRLHRRGDRWPIGRTVAWMAGLATVAFVGLSGMQTYGMVMLSVHMVQHMVLMMISPILLVLGGPVTLALRALKPARRGQLGPRELIVSAVNSPVARVLTHPLVALALFVSGAYTVYFTGLFESAMRSHTGHMLMSVHFLVVGYIFFEMLIGIDPLPKRPPFPARVVLLLLAMAFHAVFGLALMESSRLIAGDYYREIAVEIPWLPDPLDDQILAGQITWGFGEVPGLLVIGVLFVQWYRSDEREARRFDRREGSEEAERGAYNAYLAQLDERSRREK
- a CDS encoding alpha/beta fold hydrolase, which translates into the protein MFDGFRLERVRTSEADLRVRHGGSGPPVLLLHGHPRTHTTWHRVAPLLAERHTVVCPDLRGYGSSSGPAPAPDHSAHSKRAMAADGVELMRALGHDRFAVVGHDRGSYVAYRLALDHPDAVTALAVLDCVPIGEALARCDARFAEDWYHWFFFAQPERPERVINADPDAWYSVGEAGSANTPERMGAENFADFLRAIHDPATVRAMLEDYQAGLSVDRAADDADRAAGRRIGCPVLVVWSARDDLPGLYGDALSVWRPWAGDLRAAIIDSGHHVAEEAPDDLARLLLGFLPPAKGCEE